TGGTGACGCGCGGCGGCGCTCGTCAGGCAAATCTACAACGCCCCGTTTCTTCGCTCCCCTCTGGCCTGCCCGGCCATCTCCCCCCACAAGGAGGGAGATTGGTCTCGCCCACGGCCGCGCCTATCCCGCGAGGCTGCAGAAACAAGCCTTGCGGCTTTCGGGATCAGCCGGGCCACTGATGAAGGCGTGATCTCGCCGGTTGTGTGGGAGATGGCCGGCATGCCAGAGGGGGGCGGGAAGGATCACCGCGCGCCCGAATTGCCCCCAAATAGAGGCGGCGAGAAAAGACAATGAGCGTGGGGAATTTCCCCGCCTCGTGGTGCTCGATATCGCTTGAAGCAACGCGCTAAGGCCGCCGGAAGCTTGTCGGCCCACCATAGAGGTAACCGATGCGGTCAATGGCCTGGCGCAGGCCTTCGTGGGCAACGGTCATGGTATGGCCGTTGGCGTGGATCATGTTCTCGGCATCGGTCATGATCGCGACATGGCCTTTCCAGAAAACGAGGTCGCCACGCCTGAGCCGCGAAAAATCGGCGCCGGCATCGACCGGGGTGCCGAGCGAGGCTTCCTGCATGTCGGAGTCGCGCAGGACGTTGCGGCCGGTCATGCGCATCGACAGCTGGACGAGGCCCGAACAATCGATGCCGAAGGCACTGAAGCCGCCCCAGAGATAGGGCGTATCGTTCAGCCTTTCAGCAACGGCGACGAAATCGTCCGATGTGGTGCCGAGCGGCGCCAGGTGCTGCAGTACCAACGCCTCGCCCGATGGCAGGAGCCCGTAGCGGGTGCCGCGCGTTTCGGCAAAGCCGGTGACCGTGACCTGCGAGCCGATGGACAGCTGGCCGCTGCGCGGGAACTTCATGTCAGGGCCAGGATAGATGAAAGTGCGCGAGGCAGCGACGACATGGGTCGGTTCCGTGCCACGCGGTGCCAGGTCGCCCGACGAGACATAACCGACATAGCCGTCGCGCTCGGCCTGGAGCCAGGCAAAACCTTCTGTTTCGTCGAAGACAACGACCTCGTCGCCGTAAAGCAGCTGGGTGTTGAGGGCGGCATCAGGGCGCGGCGCCTTGCGGACGTCGGCGACCGCTGCGGAAATGCGCGCCGGACGACCGGCGACGAAGCGCTCGGCCGTAACCTCGCCTTGCAGGCGAGCGTCGGCAAGATCGGGACGGAAGGCGTGAAGGCGGCTGTCGCGGGCGGTCAAATCGGAAGCTCCATGGCTTTGGCAATGATAGCATCGCCCAATCGCTCGACATAGAGCGCGCCTTCAACGGTGCGCCGGATGAGCACGTTGCGCTTGTCGCTCTCGTCGCGGTGGCGCGACACGAGTTTGAGCGCGCCCATGGTGTCGAGCGCTCGTGTGATGACGGGCTTGCTGACGCCGAGGCGAGCGGCAAGCCCGCGCACCGTATGCGGCGGCGGGTCGAGATAAATGGTGAGCAGGATCGCCATCTGCCGCAAGGTCAGATCTGGCGCGTCGTCGCGCACCTCGGAGAGGGAAAACTGCTGCAGCAGTCTCAGCGATTGGCTCGGACGCAATGCGATCGGCATGACGCCAGCATCCACTATATTTGTTTCGGTTCCGTTTCATTCAAAAGGGAATTTTGCGGCACGGGTAAGGCAGGACGCAGCATTGGGCGCGCCACCCACCCATCCGCCTGCCGCGCCGTCTCCCCGTAAACGGGGAGACGGGAAGCGGCCGTTACCCGAACCGGGAAGAAATGACCTTTTCCAGCGCGCGGATGGCTTGCGCCTCGCCGCCGGTCGGACCATGCGGACGATCGCTCGGGTTCCAGGCGAAGATATCGAAATGCGCCCAGCCTGATGTCTTTTCAACGAAGCGCTTGAGGAACAGGGCGGCGGTGATCGAGCCGGCGAAACCGTCCGTCGTGACATTGTTCATGTCGGCGATCTTCGACGACAGTTTCGAATCATAGGGTTTCCACAATGGCATGCGCCAGATTGGATCCTCTGCTGCCAGCGACGCAGCAGCAAGGTCTGCGGCGAGCGTCTCGTCGTCGGTGTAGAAAGGCGGCAGGTCGGGGCCGAGCGCCACGCGCGCCGCACCGGTCAGCGTTGCCATGTCGATCAGCAGTTCCGGCTGTTCGTCGTCGGCAAGCGCCAGTGCATCGGCCAGCACCAGCCGGCCCTCGGCGTCGGTATTGCCGATCTCGACTGATATGCCCTTGCGGCTCTGCAACACGTCGCCGGGGCGGAAGGCATTGGCCGAGATCGAGTTCTCGACCGCCGGGATCAGCACGCGCAGCCTGACGTTGAGCCTCGCCGCCATGATCATCGAAGCCAGACCGAGAACGTTGGCCGCACCGCCCATGTCCTTCTTCATCAACAGCATGCTCGATGCCGGCTTGATGTCGAGGCCGCCGGTGTCAAAGCAGACGCCCTTGCCGACGAGCGTGACCTTTGGCGCATCTTGGGAACCCCAGTTCAGGTCGATCAGGCGCGGCGCATCGTCCGAGGCGCGGCCGACGGCATGGATCATGGGAAAATTGTGCTTGAGCAGGTCGTCGCCAAGCGTGACCCTGACCTCGGCGCCATGGATGCCGGCCAGCTTCCTTGCTGCAGCCTCGAGCGACGACGGCCCCATGTCGTTGGTCGGCGTGTTGACGAGGTCGCGGACGAGGAACACTGCATCGACGCTGCGGTTCAGCCTTGCGGCATCGACGCCCACGGGCACCTCGAGGCCGAGCGCCCTGCCCGGCTTCTTGCCGTAGCGGGTGAAAGCATAGCTGCCGAGCACAACGCCCAGGGTCGCCAGTTCGGCCTGCGCCGGGGCACCCTGGAAATGCCAGTTGCCCTCCGGCAGGTTGCGCGCGAGAGCGCCGAAGGCAAGCCCGCTGTCACCGTTGCCGATGCCGAACAATGCGCCTGCAAGCCTGCCGTTCGTGCCGGGGATTGCCAGCACCTTGCCGGCCTCGCCGGCGAAGCCGTTGGCATGGGCCCAGGCCAGGACATCTGTAGCAAGCCCGGCATTTTCGAGACCGCCCTTGGCAACGAGGTGGATCGGCAGTGCGTCGGAGGGCTTTTGCTCGAACAGTTCGACCGGCATTTCGGCTTCCTTCAGTCTCGGATGGCTATGCCTTCAGGCGTTCTTAACCATCCGTTAGGGTTAACAGAATATTTCTCCAAAGCGGGGAAATGGCCTGTGAACGGCCACGCGAACGAATGGAGACCCGTCGCCGATGTTGACCAATCGCTCGATGAACGCAACGGGAAAACGCCTCGCCAGAATGGCTTTGCTGACGCTGCTGATGGCGAGTGTCGCCGGCTGCGGCGCCTCCAGGATGACCACCGGCTCGATCGGACGCGGCAAATCGGTCGACACCATGTCGACCGGCGCGATCGGCGGCTCCGTCGACCAGATTGGCCGGGTCTATGCCAGCGATCCCAACAACAAGCCGGTAGCGCTGCAATATGCCTCCGCACTGCAGATAAAGGGTCAGACCGACCAGTCGCTGGCTGTGATGCGCAAGCTCGCGATCGGCTACCCAAAGGACCGCGACGTGCTCGCGGCCTATGGCAAGGCACTCGCCGCCTCGGGACAATTCCAGCCGGCGCTTGACGCCGTGCGCCGTGCGCAGACGCCCGAATATCCCGACTGGAAGCTGGTGTCGGCGGAGGCTGCGATCCTCGACCAGCTCGGCCAGACCCAGGACGCACGCGGCCTGTATCGCAAGGCGCTCGACCTCAAGCCGAACGAACCGTCGGTGCTGTCCAATCTCGGAATGTCCTATGTGCTCGAAGGCGACCTGAAATCGGCCGAGACCTATCTCCGCTCGGCCGCTTCGCAACCCGGCGCCGATAGCCGCGTGCGCCAGAATCTCGCGCTCGCCGTCGGACTCCAGGGCCGCTTCGACGAAGCCGAGAAGATTGCGAGTCAGGAGCTCTCGCCCGAGCAGGCACAGGCCAATGTCAGCTATCTCAGGAGCATGCTGGCCCAGCAGAACGCGTGGAACCAGATCAAGGCCGACGACAAGTCGAAGAAGAACTGACGAACCCGTCTGCCTGAAATGAAAAAGCCGCGTCACGACGCGGCTTTTTTTATGCTTCGTGAAGGATGCCGCGCTTACTCGCTGCTCGACTGTTGCTTGTCGCCCATAATGCCGCGCTCGCTGATCTGCATGCCGGCGGGGCCGAGGATGACGGCAAAAAGAACCGGCAGGAAGAACAGGATCATCGGCACGGTGAGCTTGGGTGGCAGGGCAGCCGCCTTCTTTTCGGCAGCGTTCATGCGCATGTCACGGCTTTCGGCTGCCAGCACGCGCAACGCATGTGCGACGGGCGTGCCATAACGTTCAGCCTGGATCAGCGCCTGGGTAACCGACTTGACCGATTCGAGACCGGTGCGGCCGGCCAGGTTTTCATAGGCCTGGCGGCGCTCGGTCAGATAAGACAACTCGGCATTGGTGAGCACGAACTCCTCGGCCAGATCGACCGACTGTGCGCCGATCTCGTCGGCAACCTTTCGCAGGGCCGCTTCGACCGACATGCCCGACTCGACGCAGATCAGCATCAGGTCGAGCGCATCGGGCCAGGCTGCCTGGATCGATTGCTTGCGCTTGGTGGCGCGATTGGTGACGTAAAGCACAGGCGCGTAAAAACCGGCATATGCCAATGCAATGCAGACAAAGATCTTCATCACAAACGGCTTGTCGGCAAACACGCCTAGCACGAAGACATAGAAGATGCCCAGCACCAGGCCGGCGAACGGCAAGACCAGGCGAAAGAACAGGAAGCGTGTCAGCGGGTTCTGGCCGCGAAAACCGGCGACCTTCAGCTTGTTGAGCGTAGCTTCGTCGACAAGTGCGCGGCGCAGATCGAGCCGCTCGACGATGTTGCGCATGCCGATGGACTGCTGTTCGCGCAGACCTTTGTGGCGACGGTCGGCTTCCGCGGCAAGGCGCATGCGCTGCTTGGCGCGCAACTCGTCGCGTTCCAGAGCCACGGCCTTCATGCGACCCTTGAGCGGATTGCCGCTCAACGAGGGCATGACGGTGAAAACGGTGGCGAACACCGCGATTGCAACGAGCAACGCGATGAGGAACGAGGGATCGGTAAGCGTCTTGACAACCTGGTCCGTCATCGGCCTAGACCTCGAAGTTCATCATCTTGCGCATCACGAAAATGCCGATCGCCATCCAAACACCTGAGATGCCGAGGATGAGGTGGCCAGTGCTGGTGACAAACAGCGGCATGATGTAATTGGGACTGGAGAAGAAGACGAGCACGGCGACGACGACCGGCAGCGAGCCGATGATCGCAGCCGAGGCCTTGGCTTCCATCGACAGGGCCTGGATCTTGGCTTTCATCTTCTTGCGGTCGCGCAGCACCCGCGACAGGTTTCCCAACGCTTCGGAGAGGTTGCCGCCTGCCTGGCTCTGGATCTGGATGACGATGCCGAAGAAGCCGGCCTCGGGGCACGGCATGGTTTCGGTCATTCGCAAAGCGGCGTCCGGAATTGAAACTCCGACCTGCTGAGCTTCGACGAGGCGACGGAATTCACCACGAACGGGTTCGGGCGATTCCGAGGCGATGAGGCGGATGCCATCATTGAGCGGAAGACCTGATTTCACGGCCCGCACGATGATGTCGAGCGCATTGGGGAATTCTTCCAGGAACTGCTTGACGCGGCGGCCGCGCCGGAAGGCGACGAACCATCTGGGCAAGCCGATACCGCCGGCAAGCAGCGCACCGGGCAACAGGATCAGAGGCGCACCCGCCAGATAGATCAGAAGCGTGACGACGACACCGCATATCGCCGAATAGACGTAGAAGCGCTCGATCGTGACCAACATCCCGGCCTGGCGAATCTGGACACGCAGCGGCGGCTTCTTGATGTTGCGGTCCTTTGCCTTCTGCTTTTCCTCGAGCTCTTTGAGCGTGTCCTGCACCGACTTGCGCCGCTTGGCGACTTCGGCGACCCGGTCGCGGGAAGCCTTGACCACCGACTTGTCCGACTCCGTCTGCCTGACCAAGGCCATGCGACGATCCGTATTGGCCTGGGTCTCGATGCGATTGAACAGAAAGGCATAAGCGACCGCGCCGGCGCTGAGACCGGCGAGAGCAATGAAGATCAGCATCATGGGGTCGAGGCCGAACATGGCGCGTCAGATCCTCATCTCGAGCATGTCAGTCCGCCGCCTTTTCCATGGCCTCGAGGGCCGTCGCAAGGCGGGCTTCCTCGCCATAGTAGCGAGCACGGTCCCAGAAATGCGGCCGGCCGATGCCGGTGGAGACGTGGCTGCCGATCAGCCTGCCGTTCTGGTCCTCGCCCTTGATGTTGTAGAGCACAAGGTCCTGGGTGATGATCACATCGCCTTCCATGCCGATCACCTCGGTGATGTGGGTGATGCGGCGCGAACCGTCGCGCAGGCGGGCGGCCTGGATGATGATGTCGACCGAGCCGACGACGATCTCGCGCACGGTCTTCTGCGGCAGCGAATAGCCGCCCATGGCAATCATCGCCTCGATACGGTTCAGGCATTCGCGCGGGCTGTTGGAGTGGATCGTGCCCATCGAACCGTCATGGCCGGTATTCATCGCCTGCAGCAGATCAAACACCTCCGGTCCGCGCACTTCGCCGACGATGATGCGCTCCGGACGCATGCGGAGGCAGTTTTTGACGAGGTCGCGCATCGTCACTTCGCCCTCGCCTTCCAGGTTGGGCGGACGCGTTTCGAGACGGACGACATGCGGCTGCTGCAGTTGCAGTTCCGCCGAGTCCTCGCAGGTGATGACGCGTTCGTCGCGGTCGATATAGTTGGTCAGGCAGTTGAGCAGCGTCGTCTTGCCGGAGCCGGTACCGCCAGAAATGATGATGTTGCAGCGGACGCGACCGATGATCTTGAGCACTTCGGCGCCGTGCTGCGAAATCGCACCGAACTTGACGAGCTGATCGAGCGTCAGCTTGTCCTTCTTGAACTTGCGGATGGTGAGGGCGGCGCCATCGATCGACAGCGGCGGCGCAATGACGTTGACGCGGGAGCCATCGGGCAGGCGCGCATCGCAGATCGGCGAGGATTCATCGACGCGGCGACCGACCTGGCTGACGATGCGCTGGCAGATGTTGAGCAGTTGCTGGTTGTCTCTGAAGCGGATGGAGGTCTGCTCGACCTTGCCATTGACCTCAATGTAGACGTTCTTGGCGCCGTTGACCATGATGTCGGCGATTTCGTCGCGCGCCAGCAGCGGTTCGAGCGGGCCATAGCCAAGCACGTCGTTGCAGATGTCCTCGAGCAGCTCTTCCTGCTCGGAAATCGACATCGCGAAGTTCTTGATCGCGATGATGTCGTTGACGATGTCGCGAATTTCCTCGCGGGCACTGTCGGAATCGAGCTTGGCAAGCTGTGACAGATCGATGGTGTCGATCAGCGCCGAAAACACCTGGCTCTTGGTGTCGTAGTAGCTCTCGCTGCGCTCGCGCTGTGCCTTGCGAGGCTCGGGCGCAAAAGAGGGCGTCGGCTCGAAGTTGCGCCGCGATGCGGCTGCCGGCGCGGCCGTCGCCGGGCGCGGGGCAACCAGCGTATCGCCGGCTTGTGGCGCCGCGGGGGGCGTCGTCGTTGCGAGCGGACGGAAGCCCGGCGTGGGGCGATTACCGTCGTCGTTGCCTCTCCTGCCAAACATGATCGACTAACACCTCCGCCGCAATGGCATTACTTCTTGCGAGCCTTCAGCCGATTGAGAATTCCACCAAGCGCAGACGCCTTCTTGGCCTTGGCCTCTGACCTTCCGGTCAGCACATGAGCGATCTCGTTGATCGTCTGGACGATCGCATTCTTGGCATCCATCTCGCCCAGCATGCGTCCATTGTTGGCCGCATTGCCGAACAGCAGCGGATCGAACGGGATGACCGCCAACGGCGTGATGCCGAGTGGCTCCGTGAAATCCTTGGCGGATATTTCCGGCCGTTTCGGCACGCCTGCCTGGTTGAGGATCAGCCTGGGCGGTGGATCGTTGGGCCGCAGCCGCTTCAACATGTCGACCATGTTCTTGGTGTTGCGCAGATTGGCCAGCTCCGGCGTCGCCGTGATGACCACCTCGTCGGCGCGGAGCAGCGTGTTCTTGCTCCAGCCGCTCCAGATATGGGGCACGTCGAGCACGAGCATCGGCGAGCTGCGCTGGGCCGTGTCGATGATCGAGGTGAAGGCCTCGGCGTCGAAATCATAGACGCGCTCAAGCGTAGACGGTGCGGCAAGCAGTGACAGATGCTCGGCGCACTGCGCGAGCAAGCGATCGAGATAGACCTCGTCGACACGTTCGGGCGCAAACACCGCTTCAGCGATACCTTGGGCGGGATCCTGGTCGAAATTGATGTTGGCTGTGCCGAAGGCCAGATCGAGGTCGGCCACAACGACCTCGGACTTGAACAGGCTCGACATCGCCCAGGCGATATTGTGGGCGATGGTGGACGAGCCAACGCCGCCCTTGGCGCCGACGAAGGCGATCGAGCGCCCGATCGGTTCGGCATCGGGGTCGACGAAGATCGAGGAGATGACACTGACGACATCCGCCGTGGAAACCGGCGCCACGACATATTCCGAAATGCCCGAGCGGATCAGCTCGCGATAGAGTGCTACGTCGTTGTAGTGGCCGATGACCACGACCTTGGAGCTGGGGTCGCAGTATTCCGACAGCCGGTGCAGCGCCTCAAGCAGGCTCTTGGGTTCGCTGCGCGATTCCAGGATGATGAGGTTCGGCGTCGGCGCACCACTATAGACTTCGATGGCAGTTTCGATGCCACCCATATGGACCTGAAGATGGGCCTTGGCCATCCGACGGTCCTCGCCGGCGCGGCCAATCGGCCCGGCGACGCTGTCTGTCTCGCAGAATGCCTGGATCGAGATACGCGGCACCGGCCGCAATGTCTGCATGACATCGAGGTCATGCTGCGACAGCTCGGCACCCTCGGGCGGGGAATCGTAGGCGAGATTGCTCATGTCAGACTGCCCCTAGCCATATCAATAGAACGTTTCCGGATCCCAAGCGGCCGGCGGCTTTCGATACTGATCAATCACAACGTTGCGATTCTCGGCATCAATCTCGCTCTGCTTGCGCGGCCCGAGCAGGTCCGCCGGGTTGGCAATCTGCGCAGCGAGATTGTTCTGATAGGAACAACCGAAATTGGCGTGGAGCTTGTTTTCGGTGGTGTCGGCGATGTCCGCTGGCCATCTTCCACAGCGTCCCGTCTGTGCCCGCATCGCCGGATAGACGACGCGGATCGGCGAAGACGCCTCTGGGTATTCGGTCTGATAGCTGGTGACGGCGATCCGGTTCCTGGGAACGCCCGCCTTCATCGCGATGTTCATCAATCCGCGCGCCGCATGCGACGCGGCGACGTCGTTGGCTCCACCTGATGGCGTCATGATCGTCAGTGTGGGCGCTGCCTGACGATCATAATTCTGCAGATATCCTTCAAAGGTGACCTTCTGGCCCCTGGTGATGCCGCGATCGCCAGCACCGACCGGGATGTCGATCGTCTGGTTCTTCTCGGCGATGACGATCGGATGATTGGTGCGATAGTCATCCGGGATCGAGCCGACGACGACGCTGTCGCGATTGGCGCAGCCGGCCAGCAACGCCACCGTCGCAACTGCAAGGAGTGAACAAAACGAGCGCGCTTTGGCCGATCTGTCGCGACCGGCGGTGCGTGTGAAGATTGCCTGAGACATGCCCCTATCCCCACTCATTTGTAGATGAAGCCGACGACGCCGTGGTAGCGGCCCATGGGCTTGTCGGTTTTCATGGTGCCGTAGACCCGGTTAACGCGGCCGAGGAACATGCCGGCACCATCGCTGGCGGCGTTGAAATTGTCGTCGGGCTTGGCGAGTTCGTTACGCGGGGTCGGGCGAGCAAGATATGGCGTCACGATGATGACCAGCTCGGTCTCGTTGCGTATGAAGTCGCGGCTGCGGAACAAGGTACCGAGGATCGGCACTTTTGACAGACCGGGCACGCCGCCCATCACCTGCTTGACGTCGTCGCGAACAAGTCCGGCAATCATCATCGACCCGCCCGAAGGAAGTTCAACGGTCGTGTCGGCGAGACGCTTGCGCAGGGACGGCAACATTGGGCCTCCGCCAGCGAGACCCGGCGATTCGTTGGTTGGTTCGGATACAGCCGTACGAATCTTTAGACTGATACGTCCTGCGGAAAGGACGACTGGCTTGAAATCAAGACTGATGCCGTATTCGACGCGCTCGTAACGGAGGCCGCCCGGGTCGGTTACGTCGCCCTCGTTGTTGCGCTTCTCGCCTTGAACTTCCTGCAGCATGTTGAATTCGCCGCCGACGCGAAAAGTCGCCTGCTCGCCCGAGACCGCTGTCAATGTCGGCTCCGCCAGCGTCTTCATCACGCCGGCCTGTTCCATCGCGTTGATCGAGGCACCGAGCCCATCTTTTGACAGACTGAAGGTGCCCTCTCCGCCCATTGCCAAAGGTGCGCCAAGGCCACCTGGTATGGCGGATCCTACGCCCCATCTTATGCCGTCGCTCACCCCACCACCCAGCATGTTGACGCCAAGCTGCTTCATTATGTTGCGGCTGACTTCGGCGACGGTAACCTTCAGCATGACCTGATCGTCGCCGACGATCTGGAGCAGGTTGACGATCTTGCTCTTCTGGCGTGTCTGGTCGGGGTTGTTGATGTCGACGCCGCCGTTTTCGGACCCACCGGTGGCGGTCTGCGAATACTGGCCGGTCGTGGCCTCACCGCCAGTAACGAAGATAGTCGCCAGGTCGACGGCGCGCTTGGCATCGAGGGGCGTATCGACGGTGCCGGTCAGCACGACGTTGTCGTTCAGCAACTCGACCTTGATGTCGGCGCCGGGAATGAAGCGCTTGATGTAGTCCTCGAGGCCGGCGACGTCGCGCTCGACGGCGAGATCGAGGCTGACGATCTGCTCGCCATTGGGACCGAAGACGAAGATATTGGTTTCACCCACAGCCTTGCCGAACAGATAGATGCGGCGGGCCGTACGGGTGACGGCGTCCGCAACGGTCGGATTGGCGACAAGGATGTCATAGGCGTCGTTCGGCAGATCGATGACCACCGACTTGTTGAGCCCCAGTTTGACGCGCTGGCTGGTGACGTTGTTCGAGCCGACCTTGGCCTGGGCCGCCGATGCCGACGAGAAATCGGTAGCGATAGCACCTGCGGCAAAAATGCCAAGTGCAGCGGTGGCAGTCGCCAGGAATCTGATGCAGGATCTCATTTCCTTGCTCCCGATTCAGAAATCTCGCCGGATTTGATGAGCCGCACGGTGCCGCGCTTGCCGGAACCCGAAACCAGGTAGTCGGCCTCGGCAAGGTTCTTCTGCTGTGTGTCGGCAACCGAGCGCAGCGCCAGCGTCAACCGGTCAGCCATCTGCTGCGCCACCGTGATGATTTCGGCCTGTTGCGGGGTAAGCTCCAGCGTCGCCGTCTCGCCGACCTTGACCTTCTTGCCCTCTTCGTCCTCCTGGATGGCCTGATCGATGGCCAGCACACGGATGTTGCTGAGGATGGTCTCGGTTGTGAAGCCACCGCCGGACTTCGATGCGTCGGCGCGGCGTGTCATGATGACGTCGACATAATCGTTGGGCAGAATGAAGCCGCCAGCCGACGTGTCGGCGGAAATCGTCGTGGCAACCGCGCGCATGCCGGACGGCAGCACGGCCGACATGAAGCTCTGGCCTTCGCCGATCAGCTTGGACTTGCGCAGCGGTTCGCCGCTGTACATGGCAAGGCGCGCCACCGAGGCCTTGAACTTCTCAAGCGCCTCGGGCTCGGCATTCCGGGTAATGAAGTTGGGATTGACGCCGTCGCTCGGCCAGGGCTGCCAACCGATGTTGTTTTCGACAGTGGCGCCCATGGGCACGTCGCCAGTCAGAACCAGCACATCGGTGAGCGCTATCTGCGGCTGCTGCGGGCCGGATTCAACGATGACCTCCGGCGGCGGCGGGGCCGCCATGTTTTTGGCGACAAAACCGGCGCCGCCTGCGGCAGCGACCGCCACGCCCAATATCATCAGTCGCGATGCAGCCATTTGTCCGAAACCTCGCCCTGGCACCCCATCAAGCCAAGCCGGACTTTGCATAGGCAATCGTCAACTTATGGTTAATGCAATCCTTACGAGCGTGATTAATTGTTTCTTACGCAGGGTGGGGCCGCAGCTATTGCGCGGCCAAACGGTCCACCGCCCAGACCACCAATGGTGACGAGGGATAGGCCAAGAGGCCACCCAAACCGAGCGCGATGCCATAGGGTACGCCCTTGGCATCTTCGGAAAAGTTCTTGAGAAGCATGTTGCGGCCAACGACATGCGACAGCGGCGAACTGCGGAACACAAGGATCGCAAGCGTCAACACGCCACCAAGGATCGTCGCCGTGAGAAGGTACTCCATCAGCGGCATGCCAAAGCCCATCCAGACGCCGGTGGCAGCAATGAGCTTGGCATCGCCGCCACCCATGCCACCCAGAGCAAACAGTCCAAAAGTGACAGTCAGCAACAAGGCGCCGGCGGCTATATGCATGCCCATGTCAGACCACGCCATCCCTGTCAGCGGCGCAACGACAACAAACACAGCGAGCAGCAACAACGGCACGCGATTGGCAATCGTCATCGACAACATGTCCGAGATGGCCGCGAACATCATGCAGAAAGGAAAAACGACAAAAATCAACGCTTCCAGCATGGTTTTCCATCCGTCATCCAGAGCCTGAGCGACACTAGGACCGTGGCGTTAAAGCCAGGTGAAGCATCAGCGCCTGAAAAAGCAAAAAAGGCTGCTCGTGCGAGCAGCCTTTTCGCAGACCTTACCGGCAAGGCGCCGAAAGGCATTAAGCCCATATCACGGGGCAGGCGTCAGCGCCGTCGCCACTGCCGAGAAGCGGCTGCTGAGCTGCGTGCCGACGCTGGTAGCAGCGGTGATGATGGCAAGCGCGATCAGGGTGGCGATCAGACCGTATTCGATAGCGGTCGCGCCGGATTCGTCCTTAACAAAACGTGCGATGAGGTTAGACATTGTAAGCTCCTTGCTCCGTGTTACAGCACTTCCGCCAACATTTCTTTGTCGTCGATCGGATGATTGCAACCTAGCGGGGAGCTCTTTCGATCGACTTAAGAAATAGCCTTACCGAATCCTTTCCCTGCGACTTGGCTCCCTTTGGTTAATCCCAACCTAAGCAGAACCTGACAATTGTCGGAAATGCAGCCGTCTCAGGGCTACGACGTTTTGCAGCCGCAATATGGATATTTTCGAACGCGCCGACAGAAAGGAGCGTTCGTCCTATGGTTGTCCCTACCCTGCGCTTAACCGTTGGTTCACCAAAGTCGTTCATCTTCCATTGAACAGTGGACCGACACCGACAGCCGCCGAGGGGGCGCCGATCATGGCTAAGCCGAACCTTTATTTCCT
The nucleotide sequence above comes from Aminobacter aminovorans. Encoded proteins:
- a CDS encoding NlpC/P60 family protein, with amino-acid sequence MTARDSRLHAFRPDLADARLQGEVTAERFVAGRPARISAAVADVRKAPRPDAALNTQLLYGDEVVVFDETEGFAWLQAERDGYVGYVSSGDLAPRGTEPTHVVAASRTFIYPGPDMKFPRSGQLSIGSQVTVTGFAETRGTRYGLLPSGEALVLQHLAPLGTTSDDFVAVAERLNDTPYLWGGFSAFGIDCSGLVQLSMRMTGRNVLRDSDMQEASLGTPVDAGADFSRLRRGDLVFWKGHVAIMTDAENMIHANGHTMTVAHEGLRQAIDRIGYLYGGPTSFRRP
- a CDS encoding MarR family winged helix-turn-helix transcriptional regulator, translating into MPIALRPSQSLRLLQQFSLSEVRDDAPDLTLRQMAILLTIYLDPPPHTVRGLAARLGVSKPVITRALDTMGALKLVSRHRDESDKRNVLIRRTVEGALYVERLGDAIIAKAMELPI
- a CDS encoding leucyl aminopeptidase family protein, producing the protein MPVELFEQKPSDALPIHLVAKGGLENAGLATDVLAWAHANGFAGEAGKVLAIPGTNGRLAGALFGIGNGDSGLAFGALARNLPEGNWHFQGAPAQAELATLGVVLGSYAFTRYGKKPGRALGLEVPVGVDAARLNRSVDAVFLVRDLVNTPTNDMGPSSLEAAARKLAGIHGAEVRVTLGDDLLKHNFPMIHAVGRASDDAPRLIDLNWGSQDAPKVTLVGKGVCFDTGGLDIKPASSMLLMKKDMGGAANVLGLASMIMAARLNVRLRVLIPAVENSISANAFRPGDVLQSRKGISVEIGNTDAEGRLVLADALALADDEQPELLIDMATLTGAARVALGPDLPPFYTDDETLAADLAAASLAAEDPIWRMPLWKPYDSKLSSKIADMNNVTTDGFAGSITAALFLKRFVEKTSGWAHFDIFAWNPSDRPHGPTGGEAQAIRALEKVISSRFG
- a CDS encoding tetratricopeptide repeat protein — protein: MLTNRSMNATGKRLARMALLTLLMASVAGCGASRMTTGSIGRGKSVDTMSTGAIGGSVDQIGRVYASDPNNKPVALQYASALQIKGQTDQSLAVMRKLAIGYPKDRDVLAAYGKALAASGQFQPALDAVRRAQTPEYPDWKLVSAEAAILDQLGQTQDARGLYRKALDLKPNEPSVLSNLGMSYVLEGDLKSAETYLRSAASQPGADSRVRQNLALAVGLQGRFDEAEKIASQELSPEQAQANVSYLRSMLAQQNAWNQIKADDKSKKN
- a CDS encoding type II secretion system F family protein; translated protein: MTDQVVKTLTDPSFLIALLVAIAVFATVFTVMPSLSGNPLKGRMKAVALERDELRAKQRMRLAAEADRRHKGLREQQSIGMRNIVERLDLRRALVDEATLNKLKVAGFRGQNPLTRFLFFRLVLPFAGLVLGIFYVFVLGVFADKPFVMKIFVCIALAYAGFYAPVLYVTNRATKRKQSIQAAWPDALDLMLICVESGMSVEAALRKVADEIGAQSVDLAEEFVLTNAELSYLTERRQAYENLAGRTGLESVKSVTQALIQAERYGTPVAHALRVLAAESRDMRMNAAEKKAAALPPKLTVPMILFFLPVLFAVILGPAGMQISERGIMGDKQQSSSE
- a CDS encoding type II secretion system F family protein, with product MFGLDPMMLIFIALAGLSAGAVAYAFLFNRIETQANTDRRMALVRQTESDKSVVKASRDRVAEVAKRRKSVQDTLKELEEKQKAKDRNIKKPPLRVQIRQAGMLVTIERFYVYSAICGVVVTLLIYLAGAPLILLPGALLAGGIGLPRWFVAFRRGRRVKQFLEEFPNALDIIVRAVKSGLPLNDGIRLIASESPEPVRGEFRRLVEAQQVGVSIPDAALRMTETMPCPEAGFFGIVIQIQSQAGGNLSEALGNLSRVLRDRKKMKAKIQALSMEAKASAAIIGSLPVVVAVLVFFSSPNYIMPLFVTSTGHLILGISGVWMAIGIFVMRKMMNFEV
- a CDS encoding CpaF family protein is translated as MFGRRGNDDGNRPTPGFRPLATTTPPAAPQAGDTLVAPRPATAAPAAASRRNFEPTPSFAPEPRKAQRERSESYYDTKSQVFSALIDTIDLSQLAKLDSDSAREEIRDIVNDIIAIKNFAMSISEQEELLEDICNDVLGYGPLEPLLARDEIADIMVNGAKNVYIEVNGKVEQTSIRFRDNQQLLNICQRIVSQVGRRVDESSPICDARLPDGSRVNVIAPPLSIDGAALTIRKFKKDKLTLDQLVKFGAISQHGAEVLKIIGRVRCNIIISGGTGSGKTTLLNCLTNYIDRDERVITCEDSAELQLQQPHVVRLETRPPNLEGEGEVTMRDLVKNCLRMRPERIIVGEVRGPEVFDLLQAMNTGHDGSMGTIHSNSPRECLNRIEAMIAMGGYSLPQKTVREIVVGSVDIIIQAARLRDGSRRITHITEVIGMEGDVIITQDLVLYNIKGEDQNGRLIGSHVSTGIGRPHFWDRARYYGEEARLATALEAMEKAAD